A DNA window from Candidatus Omnitrophota bacterium contains the following coding sequences:
- a CDS encoding secretin and TonB N-terminal domain-containing protein, which produces MKKLLVWTIAAILGSAMCGVAATSARAEEPAGQEAQHDPQPATEAAEASSSSPADDSAKPASETPPASTSASEPSTTEPSAPSTTTATPAAAPAAPPTPAPKPAAVKGGNVNLDFKEADIKQVLRIIALKAGVDIVSGPEVEGLVTIKLSNVPWEQALEVILKTYGYTYERKGNIVRVLTADEMEKEALSTEVFPLDYAKAKEVPDIISEVLSDRGKVKFDERTNTLIVTDIATNLSAVKQVVQRIDQRTPQVLIESKVVETRLTKDEKLGIDWSDALTLTAVSPTLPSTFPFTMGANYGIFGNRFIPRTGAETPRVPSQATTFSFGTLNAGNLGNTINFLNTRTDTHIVSNPSIAVLNNKEASVHIGEQYPIPNYTIDSTTGRVSISGYTAKNLGTILTVTPHVNPSNEIVVDLKPEIITLIENVSFTTGGSTLQLPRFSIQNAQTQVRIQSGDTIAIGGLVKAAEVKQQTKVPVLGDIPVVGLLFKNINRYGSSAGQSDPVRQDLLIFLTVKLLEEQNREQAIAAATAAE; this is translated from the coding sequence GTGAAAAAACTTCTCGTGTGGACCATCGCCGCGATCTTAGGTTCTGCGATGTGTGGCGTTGCAGCGACCAGCGCGCGCGCCGAAGAGCCGGCAGGGCAGGAGGCTCAGCATGACCCCCAGCCGGCGACTGAGGCGGCCGAGGCGTCTTCGTCTTCGCCGGCTGATGACTCGGCAAAGCCCGCCTCCGAAACGCCGCCAGCGTCAACGAGCGCGAGCGAGCCGTCAACGACCGAGCCGTCGGCTCCGTCCACAACAACCGCAACACCGGCTGCAGCACCGGCGGCACCACCCACCCCGGCTCCAAAACCTGCGGCAGTCAAGGGCGGCAATGTGAACCTGGACTTTAAGGAAGCGGACATCAAGCAGGTGTTGCGCATCATCGCCTTAAAGGCCGGGGTCGACATCGTCTCCGGGCCGGAAGTCGAGGGGCTGGTGACGATCAAGCTCTCCAACGTGCCCTGGGAGCAGGCACTCGAGGTGATTTTGAAAACCTACGGCTACACCTATGAGCGCAAAGGCAACATCGTCCGCGTTCTGACCGCCGATGAAATGGAGAAAGAAGCGCTCTCCACCGAAGTCTTTCCCCTGGATTACGCCAAGGCCAAAGAAGTCCCGGACATTATCTCCGAAGTCCTCTCGGATCGCGGCAAGGTGAAGTTTGATGAGCGGACCAACACGCTCATCGTCACCGACATCGCCACCAATCTGTCTGCGGTCAAGCAAGTTGTGCAGCGCATCGACCAGCGCACGCCGCAGGTGCTGATCGAGTCGAAGGTGGTGGAAACCCGGCTGACCAAAGATGAGAAATTAGGCATCGACTGGTCGGATGCGCTCACCTTGACAGCGGTCAGCCCAACGCTTCCCTCGACGTTTCCCTTTACGATGGGGGCCAACTACGGTATTTTCGGCAACCGGTTTATCCCAAGGACCGGGGCCGAGACGCCGAGGGTTCCCTCGCAAGCCACCACCTTTAGCTTCGGCACGCTCAACGCAGGCAACCTCGGCAATACGATCAATTTCCTCAATACGCGCACGGATACGCATATCGTGTCCAATCCCAGCATCGCCGTGCTGAACAATAAAGAAGCGAGTGTGCACATCGGCGAACAATATCCGATTCCCAACTACACGATTGACAGCACGACGGGCCGGGTGTCGATCAGCGGCTACACGGCGAAAAATTTGGGCACGATTCTCACCGTGACCCCGCATGTGAACCCCAGCAACGAAATCGTGGTGGACTTAAAGCCCGAGATCATCACGCTGATTGAAAACGTGTCATTCACCACCGGCGGCAGCACCTTGCAGCTGCCGCGCTTTTCCATTCAAAATGCGCAGACCCAAGTGCGCATTCAAAGCGGGGATACCATCGCGATCGGGGGATTAGTCAAGGCGGCCGAGGTCAAGCAACAGACGAAAGTCCCGGTGCTTGGCGACATTCCGGTGGTCGGATTGTTATTTAAGAACATCAACCGCTACGGGTCATCCGCCGGCCAAAGCGATCCGGTCCGCCAAGATCTCCTCATTTTCCTCACCGTCAAGCTGTTGGAGGAACAGAACCGTGAACAGGCCATTGCGGCAGCCACCGCAGCAGAATAG
- the pilO gene encoding type 4a pilus biogenesis protein PilO — MKVNLSQQEQRTVLLVAVLALFIGWVYVVYVLGPMWKEIRKTQRTIQQQSARIRELELAAQNIGAVQRQHDEKERAVKALKSQLPLENDVAVLVAQLTDLANTAQMKIENIFPERSSSDSKDPKNPKDQKPKALRDEYQPVNIQIEGSSGYHQLGTFLSLVEGVDKPMQLASLQIQGNLKSPKRHRIKLVLRAYVASTEEASKG; from the coding sequence ATGAAGGTGAACCTCTCGCAGCAAGAGCAGCGCACGGTGCTCTTAGTCGCCGTCCTCGCACTTTTCATCGGCTGGGTCTATGTCGTCTACGTCCTTGGCCCGATGTGGAAGGAGATCCGGAAGACCCAGCGGACGATCCAGCAGCAAAGCGCTCGCATCAGGGAGCTGGAGCTTGCCGCCCAAAATATCGGCGCGGTTCAACGACAGCATGATGAGAAAGAGCGAGCCGTCAAAGCCCTGAAGAGCCAACTGCCGCTTGAAAACGATGTGGCCGTTCTGGTGGCCCAGCTCACCGATTTGGCCAACACGGCCCAGATGAAAATTGAGAATATCTTTCCAGAGCGGTCGAGCAGCGATTCAAAGGACCCAAAAAATCCGAAAGACCAAAAACCAAAAGCCCTCCGCGACGAATACCAACCGGTGAATATCCAGATTGAAGGATCATCCGGATACCACCAGTTGGGCACGTTTCTTAGCTTGGTGGAGGGAGTGGACAAGCCCATGCAACTGGCCAGCTTGCAGATTCAGGGCAACCTGAAAAGTCCGAAGCGGCATCGGATCAAGCTCGTGCTCCGCGCCTATGTGGCTTCTACTGAGGAAGCGTCAAAAGGATGA
- a CDS encoding CvpA family protein: protein MTTGYRAFHRGLLTGLLGLAGSIATTVLVVSYADDVITLVLPWLKTDQAFSTFVIFWCLFLIGLLTMYQVMKVISRLFTWEKLNIVTQILAAVAGLVRGAWWAGFLLLALTSSGVPYLQKSVVERSALESYVLPPVKNAVEQFSDIVQGGRANAGPLIPPLVAGASP from the coding sequence TTGACAACTGGTTATAGAGCGTTTCACCGAGGGCTCTTGACAGGGCTGCTGGGGCTTGCCGGCTCAATCGCCACGACAGTGCTCGTCGTCAGTTACGCCGATGATGTGATCACCCTCGTGCTGCCGTGGCTGAAAACTGATCAGGCGTTCTCGACCTTCGTCATCTTCTGGTGTCTCTTTCTCATTGGGTTGCTGACCATGTACCAGGTGATGAAGGTGATCAGCCGCCTGTTCACGTGGGAGAAGCTGAATATCGTGACACAGATCCTGGCGGCTGTCGCCGGGCTTGTCCGGGGAGCGTGGTGGGCGGGGTTTCTGCTGCTGGCGCTGACGTCAAGCGGGGTCCCCTATCTTCAGAAAAGCGTTGTGGAGCGCTCCGCGTTGGAGTCGTACGTGCTGCCTCCGGTGAAAAACGCCGTGGAGCAGTTCAGCGATATCGTCCAGGGAGGGCGGGCGAACGCCGGCCCGCTGATCCCGCCGCTCGTTGCAGGCGCATCACCGTAA
- a CDS encoding PilN domain-containing protein — translation MMLKVNLLPERERRAATSTVEHFHRTPLAAILASLIFVIPIALGVSVSVVHRRAEQDQQRIAALEPKKQQLDQLQQSLQRLRGQEDAMNAIIKPGHDLWSARLNEMSTHTPDGLWFREMTLDPQKGLVIQGSAVDQKESGMASVTEFVQSLKASKDVTSAVKEVRIESIKRVQDGQVEIVQFTLTGVLQGAAKP, via the coding sequence ATGATGTTGAAGGTTAATCTCTTACCGGAGCGGGAGCGGCGGGCGGCCACCTCAACCGTTGAGCACTTTCATCGCACCCCGCTGGCTGCCATCCTCGCCAGCCTCATCTTCGTTATCCCTATCGCCTTAGGAGTCTCCGTGTCCGTGGTGCATCGGCGCGCGGAGCAAGATCAGCAGCGGATTGCAGCGCTTGAGCCGAAAAAGCAGCAGCTTGATCAACTCCAGCAATCCCTGCAGCGCCTGCGCGGGCAGGAAGACGCCATGAATGCAATCATTAAGCCTGGGCATGATTTATGGTCGGCGCGATTAAATGAGATGTCGACCCATACGCCTGATGGGCTCTGGTTCCGGGAGATGACCCTGGATCCGCAGAAAGGATTGGTGATCCAAGGCTCGGCTGTGGATCAAAAGGAAAGCGGCATGGCCAGCGTGACCGAATTTGTCCAGAGTCTCAAGGCGAGCAAAGATGTGACCTCGGCGGTGAAGGAAGTGCGGATCGAGTCCATCAAACGGGTGCAGGATGGCCAAGTGGAAATCGTGCAGTTTACGCTCACCGGCGTGCTGCAGGGCGCTGCAAAGCCATGA